The proteins below come from a single Phycisphaerae bacterium genomic window:
- a CDS encoding glycosyltransferase family 39 protein, which translates to MFEYMGQCILAGRTLYVDCWDNKPPLLPWVNAAVLALTNDSTVAITVAAGMAAAACVACVAVGVWICFGPHVAGATALLAAFVISLRRNEGCTNGTELYATLFESLAALCLLLAWRATKRRLTAWGLVGGMALALAFTAKQHALGGLIALGVVTLIETIRRRGFRHPLLRILLAACTGFVAVIGCVCAVLRAQGSLGEAVFAVFTSNLVFVRNGHSWFVPVDYQASKLTSQLEPLWPIIWLAGIGLLASVVRWRRPDPDEQIGPQHLPNDLVLLLTVWLGFGAWTVTWGPAHIPRYWHATYVPLFWLSAQTFSFLRPMLTIRPLHVRGLTMVVTLTAGWLMFRPALEIYQFDMKRSIYYAYEDPDRDCLQVIAAEVVRRTAPTDEIYMWGFEPGVYRFSHRFSPSRFFELGKLHALGANAEFLVHEVVETLRARPPRLVLIRRTDYSEVQSGSLAGLDIRGFADLLAREYDPAGLVRDVIFFERRPPGSDTAAPARHIATPSKPVETASPSSMAAPVHR; encoded by the coding sequence ATGTTCGAATACATGGGGCAGTGCATCCTGGCCGGGCGCACGTTGTACGTCGACTGCTGGGACAACAAGCCCCCCCTGCTCCCATGGGTGAATGCGGCCGTACTTGCCCTGACCAACGACTCGACGGTTGCAATCACGGTTGCTGCGGGCATGGCGGCAGCGGCCTGCGTCGCCTGCGTGGCCGTCGGCGTCTGGATTTGCTTCGGTCCTCACGTTGCCGGCGCGACCGCCCTGCTGGCTGCGTTTGTCATCTCGTTACGCCGCAACGAAGGCTGCACCAACGGAACGGAACTCTATGCAACCTTGTTCGAAAGCCTCGCCGCCTTATGCCTGCTCCTCGCCTGGCGGGCCACGAAGCGCCGCCTCACGGCGTGGGGACTTGTCGGCGGAATGGCGTTGGCTCTGGCATTCACGGCCAAACAACACGCGTTAGGAGGCCTGATCGCCCTCGGTGTCGTCACCCTCATCGAAACCATCCGCCGCCGCGGCTTCAGGCACCCCCTTCTGCGAATCTTATTGGCGGCGTGCACGGGGTTTGTGGCCGTCATCGGTTGCGTTTGTGCGGTGCTACGCGCCCAGGGCAGCTTGGGTGAAGCCGTCTTCGCGGTGTTCACCAGCAACCTGGTATTTGTCAGGAATGGGCACAGTTGGTTTGTGCCCGTCGACTATCAGGCATCCAAGCTGACCTCGCAGTTGGAGCCCCTCTGGCCGATCATCTGGCTGGCAGGCATCGGTTTGCTTGCGAGTGTCGTCCGATGGCGACGCCCCGATCCCGATGAGCAAATTGGCCCGCAACACCTTCCCAATGATCTGGTCCTGCTGCTGACCGTGTGGCTCGGGTTTGGTGCCTGGACGGTGACCTGGGGACCGGCACACATCCCCCGGTATTGGCATGCAACCTACGTGCCGCTTTTCTGGCTGTCCGCTCAGACCTTCTCGTTCTTGCGGCCGATGCTGACCATCAGGCCGCTTCACGTTCGGGGACTGACGATGGTCGTCACTCTGACGGCCGGATGGCTGATGTTCCGGCCGGCGCTGGAGATTTACCAGTTCGACATGAAGCGCAGCATCTACTACGCATATGAGGATCCCGATCGCGATTGCCTTCAAGTCATCGCTGCGGAAGTCGTTCGCAGAACGGCTCCCACCGACGAGATCTACATGTGGGGCTTTGAGCCGGGAGTCTATCGTTTCAGTCACCGGTTCTCGCCCAGCCGCTTCTTCGAGCTTGGCAAGTTGCACGCCCTCGGCGCCAACGCCGAATTCCTGGTCCACGAAGTCGTGGAAACCCTGCGTGCCAGACCACCCAGGCTCGTCCTCATTCGTCGTACCGACTATTCGGAGGTTCAATCCGGCTCCCTGGCCGGGCTCGACATTCGCGGTTTCGCGGACCTGCTGGCTCGCGAATATGATCCCGCAGGCCTTGTGCGCGATGTGATCTTCTTCGAGCGTCGACCACCTGGGTCGGATACCGCCGCCCCTGCGCGACACATTGCCACCCCGTCGAAGCCCGTCGAGACGGCGTCACCCTCCTCAATGGCGGCGCCTGTCCACCGGTGA
- the pyk gene encoding pyruvate kinase: MIRTRLVATVGPACSDAQTLGAMIDAGVNVFRLNFSHGTLDTHQQMLQHIRSEAGRRQAMVAVMGDLCGPKIRLNRIDGGKCELIKGATVVFRRGDALGNAQTLTSSYPALLDDVQVGHRLLIDDGNVQLRARSKTADELVCEVEVPGVISDRKGINLPDSKVSSPALTGKDREDLEWAISNDLDFVALSFVRRPEDLIELREIVLRHNSPIHLVSKIEKPEAVDSLQSIIDQSDVVLVARGDLGVEMDVSRVPLIQKKICLLCRRSRKPVIVATQMLQSMVESPVPTRAEVSDVANAILDHADAVMLSAETSVGKYPLPAVRMIRRIAEQTETFHDQFRHDLGGDSLIRPCLDMAVADGAVVVAERLQTRLIAVWTRKGDAARLLSKHRVHQPILAVTDDERVCRKMAMLYGVVAVCHPPEARLSRIPAALDRILLEKKLAAVGERVVVTVDTRPDLPGETDALFIHVVGSTTKPTSGVAAP, from the coding sequence ATGATCAGGACCAGACTCGTCGCCACCGTCGGACCTGCCTGCTCGGACGCCCAGACCCTGGGTGCCATGATCGACGCCGGCGTCAACGTCTTTCGGCTCAACTTCTCGCACGGCACGCTGGACACGCACCAGCAGATGCTTCAGCACATCCGAAGCGAGGCCGGACGGCGTCAGGCCATGGTTGCTGTGATGGGCGACCTGTGCGGCCCCAAAATCCGCCTCAACCGCATCGACGGGGGCAAGTGCGAGCTTATCAAAGGGGCCACGGTGGTTTTTCGGCGCGGAGACGCCCTGGGGAACGCCCAGACTCTAACCAGTTCCTACCCTGCCCTTCTTGACGACGTCCAGGTCGGGCACAGGCTCTTGATCGATGACGGCAATGTGCAGTTGCGGGCCCGCTCCAAGACCGCCGACGAATTGGTCTGCGAGGTCGAGGTTCCCGGAGTAATCAGCGATCGCAAGGGTATCAACCTGCCGGATTCAAAGGTGTCATCACCTGCCCTGACCGGCAAGGATCGCGAAGATCTGGAATGGGCCATTTCCAACGACCTTGATTTCGTGGCCTTGTCGTTCGTCAGACGGCCGGAAGACCTTATCGAGCTCAGAGAGATCGTCCTGCGGCACAACAGCCCCATTCATCTTGTCTCCAAAATCGAAAAACCCGAAGCGGTCGATTCGCTTCAGTCGATCATCGACCAGTCCGACGTTGTCTTGGTCGCTCGCGGCGATCTCGGCGTTGAGATGGACGTCTCGCGTGTGCCGCTGATCCAGAAGAAGATTTGCCTGTTGTGCCGACGCTCTCGCAAGCCGGTGATCGTCGCCACGCAAATGCTGCAGTCAATGGTCGAATCGCCGGTTCCCACCCGGGCCGAGGTCAGCGATGTCGCCAATGCCATTCTCGACCATGCCGATGCGGTCATGCTTTCGGCTGAGACCTCGGTCGGCAAGTATCCCCTTCCGGCGGTCCGGATGATTCGCCGCATCGCCGAACAGACCGAGACCTTTCATGATCAATTCCGGCACGATCTTGGCGGCGATTCGCTGATCAGGCCTTGTCTGGACATGGCGGTGGCTGACGGGGCAGTCGTGGTGGCCGAGCGGCTTCAGACCCGATTGATCGCCGTTTGGACGCGGAAGGGGGACGCGGCGCGATTGCTCAGCAAACATCGCGTCCACCAGCCCATCCTTGCGGTCACGGATGACGAACGAGTCTGTCGCAAGATGGCCATGCTCTACGGTGTCGTCGCGGTATGTCATCCACCCGAGGCTCGGCTGAGCCGCATCCCGGCCGCGCTCGACCGAATTCTGCTCGAGAAGAAGCTGGCCGCCGTCGGAGAGCGCGTCGTGGTGACCGTTGATACACGGCCCGACCTGCCCGGCGAGACGGACGCGCTGTTTATCCATGTAGTGGGCAGCACCACCAAACCAACCTCCGGCGTCGCAGCTCCGTAA
- a CDS encoding iron-containing alcohol dehydrogenase — protein sequence MTFEFATAARIIFGNGSLSEAGPIALSLLGNVRKGKVMLVSGVSTSRPSRLTAILAKHDIEFVTLPVTGEPTVEMVRTAADRAVVSNCRIVISIGGGSAIDAGKAIAAMITNGGNPTEFLEVIGQGKPLSQPPVPFIAIPTTAGTGAEVTRNAVLVSTPHRLKVSLRSPLMLPRVALVDPELTYDLPPALTAATGLDALTQLIEAFVSVRANPLTDGFCREGIPRIARSLREVCEDGECAIAREDMALASLLSGLALANAGLGAAHGIAAPLGGRFAAPHGAVCAALLPHVITVNVAAIRRAAPQSESLRRYDEVGRMLTGSASAVAADAIRWTSEVNRDLGIPRLGSYGIRPIDIPSLAEGARSASSMKGNPVVLTSEEVCAIVTAAL from the coding sequence ATGACCTTTGAATTCGCCACCGCAGCGCGGATCATCTTCGGCAACGGATCGCTTTCCGAAGCGGGCCCGATTGCACTGAGCTTGTTGGGAAACGTGCGCAAGGGCAAGGTGATGCTCGTCTCCGGCGTCTCGACCAGCCGCCCGAGCCGGCTCACCGCCATTCTGGCCAAGCATGACATCGAATTTGTTACCCTGCCTGTCACCGGCGAACCGACGGTCGAGATGGTACGCACCGCAGCCGATCGGGCCGTCGTATCGAACTGCCGAATCGTGATCAGTATTGGCGGCGGTAGCGCGATTGATGCCGGCAAGGCTATTGCGGCGATGATCACCAATGGGGGAAACCCGACCGAGTTTCTTGAGGTCATCGGCCAGGGCAAGCCCTTGTCGCAGCCGCCGGTACCGTTCATCGCGATTCCGACCACGGCGGGGACCGGCGCGGAGGTCACACGCAACGCCGTGCTGGTGTCCACCCCGCATCGCCTGAAGGTGAGCCTCAGAAGCCCACTGATGCTGCCGCGAGTGGCTCTTGTCGATCCTGAACTGACTTACGATCTGCCCCCGGCGCTGACCGCCGCCACCGGCCTGGACGCTCTGACTCAGCTTATCGAGGCGTTCGTCTCGGTGCGAGCAAACCCGCTTACGGACGGATTCTGCAGAGAGGGCATTCCGCGGATTGCTCGCTCGCTTCGCGAGGTCTGCGAGGATGGCGAGTGCGCAATCGCTCGCGAGGATATGGCCTTGGCAAGCCTCTTGAGCGGCTTGGCGCTGGCCAACGCCGGATTGGGGGCTGCGCACGGAATCGCCGCCCCGCTTGGCGGCAGGTTTGCCGCTCCGCACGGAGCCGTATGTGCTGCCTTGCTGCCGCACGTCATCACCGTCAATGTCGCGGCCATTCGCCGGGCCGCGCCTCAGAGCGAGAGTCTCCGCCGCTACGACGAGGTGGGCCGCATGCTCACCGGCAGCGCCTCGGCCGTGGCCGCCGATGCCATTCGCTGGACCAGCGAGGTCAACCGCGATCTCGGGATACCCAGGCTCGGCTCGTATGGGATCCGGCCGATCGACATTCCCTCTCTGGCAGAGGGCGCCCGCAGCGCCAGCAGCATGAAGGGCAATCCGGTCGTACTCACGTCCGAGGAAGTGTGCGCAATCGTCACCGCCGCGCTCTGA
- a CDS encoding antibiotic biosynthesis monooxygenase translates to MLIVAVHVHVKPECVEAFRQATIENASHSIRESGIARFDVIQQSDDPTRFVLMEVYKTPEAPAKHKETAHYAKWRDTVADMMAEPRSSMKYTAVFPDEAGWEIPK, encoded by the coding sequence ATGCTCATCGTAGCTGTCCATGTTCACGTGAAACCTGAATGTGTCGAAGCCTTTCGACAAGCCACCATTGAGAACGCATCACACAGTATTCGCGAATCGGGCATCGCCCGTTTTGACGTCATCCAGCAGAGCGACGACCCGACGCGATTCGTCCTCATGGAGGTCTACAAGACACCCGAGGCCCCCGCCAAGCACAAGGAAACCGCCCACTACGCGAAGTGGCGCGACACCGTCGCCGACATGATGGCCGAGCCTCGCTCCAGCATGAAGTACACTGCCGTTTTTCCCGATGAGGCGGGCTGGGAGATTCCGAAATGA
- a CDS encoding amidohydrolase family protein, with protein sequence MIVDCHTHIWESVEQLGRGFARGQARVRGELPLRAGIDAHRLATRPADKVFVLAYRSYYLEADIPNDYVAAYVRQQADRLIGFASVDPTRPQEAIQELRRAREELGMQGLNIWPAAQDFHPAATCAMRLYPEACRLGMPVMFHIDAAVMPASKMEYARPVLIDEVAREFPEMRIIVAQLGYPWTDETIVLLAKHPNVFADISGLTKRPWHAYNALLSAYQAGVMDRLLFGSNFPYASPAGCIEALYSINQFCHGTNLPTIPREQLRQIVERDALEILGIESPAPPVREPKTAVIRADD encoded by the coding sequence ATGATCGTAGACTGTCATACCCATATCTGGGAGTCGGTTGAACAACTCGGCCGTGGGTTTGCCCGCGGGCAGGCTCGGGTGAGAGGGGAATTGCCTCTGCGCGCCGGGATAGACGCCCATCGCTTGGCCACGCGCCCGGCGGACAAGGTCTTTGTTCTGGCGTACCGGAGCTATTATCTTGAGGCTGACATTCCGAACGACTACGTGGCAGCGTACGTGCGTCAGCAGGCGGACAGACTCATTGGTTTTGCCAGCGTTGATCCCACCCGTCCACAGGAGGCCATTCAAGAGCTGAGACGGGCTCGGGAGGAGCTGGGAATGCAGGGTCTGAACATCTGGCCGGCGGCACAGGACTTTCACCCGGCCGCCACCTGCGCGATGCGGTTATACCCCGAAGCCTGTCGCTTGGGGATGCCGGTGATGTTCCACATCGACGCGGCGGTGATGCCCGCCAGCAAGATGGAGTATGCCCGGCCGGTCCTCATTGATGAAGTGGCGCGCGAGTTTCCCGAGATGCGGATCATTGTGGCCCAGTTGGGGTATCCATGGACTGATGAGACGATCGTACTGTTGGCCAAGCACCCGAACGTATTCGCTGACATCAGCGGACTGACCAAGAGGCCGTGGCATGCTTACAACGCGCTGTTGTCGGCCTATCAGGCAGGCGTCATGGACCGCCTGTTGTTCGGCAGCAACTTTCCGTACGCCTCACCTGCCGGTTGCATCGAAGCGCTGTACAGCATCAACCAGTTCTGTCACGGCACCAATTTGCCGACCATCCCGCGAGAACAGCTCCGCCAGATTGTCGAGCGAGATGCGCTGGAGATACTGGGGATCGAATCGCCCGCGCCGCCCGTACGGGAGCCGAAGACCGCGGTCATCCGGGCTGATGACTGA
- a CDS encoding DUF4416 family protein has translation MGAIRSPRPVNLICGFISNDADLIRRAIRILTQYYGPTDAVSEIWPFDDTDYYEPEMGTNLLRQFASFAELIDPGRLASIKVHTNEVEGRIGYECGLPRGQRPVNLDPGYIELSKLVLATTKNGSHRIYMREGIYAESTLHYREGKWQPWPHTYPDYASGRYDAFFEDARNRYKSKLESLGQTKRPEGGRL, from the coding sequence ATGGGCGCGATCCGTTCACCACGACCTGTGAACCTTATCTGCGGGTTCATTTCCAACGACGCGGATCTGATCAGGAGAGCGATCCGAATACTCACACAGTACTACGGGCCGACCGACGCCGTCAGCGAAATCTGGCCTTTTGACGACACAGATTACTACGAACCCGAGATGGGGACGAACCTCTTGCGGCAGTTCGCCTCCTTTGCCGAGCTGATCGATCCCGGCCGATTGGCGAGCATCAAGGTGCACACCAACGAGGTGGAGGGACGGATCGGCTACGAATGCGGCCTGCCTCGCGGCCAAAGGCCGGTCAATCTCGATCCCGGGTACATCGAGCTGAGCAAACTTGTTCTGGCAACGACCAAGAACGGATCTCATCGGATATACATGCGGGAGGGCATTTACGCTGAGTCGACGCTGCACTATCGCGAGGGTAAGTGGCAACCCTGGCCGCACACCTATCCCGATTACGCCAGCGGTCGCTACGATGCCTTCTTCGAGGATGCACGCAATCGCTACAAGAGCAAGCTTGAATCCCTCGGGCAGACGAAACGACCGGAAGGAGGGCGTTTGTGA
- a CDS encoding MraY family glycosyltransferase — MISGPVLMAAGVSLLLAFLISVALTPLCRAWAVKRQFVDRPQDEGHKEHERPTAFGGGIAITAGILVPMGGMLLAAWLLADWPAGRFVFLDKWAPSWRPWLRGVVEKAPVGLSIMAGALALHIVGLIDDRRPLSARVKLLIQAAVTLAITAGVGVRSAEALGPLPAVLLTTFWIIALTNAFNFMDNMDGLSAGVAVLTAVVLAVSSMVAGQVFVPCVLMLVAGGAAGFLIYNFPPATIFMGDAGSLVLGYMLAVCAVMTTFYDPEMGTTPFGVLVPVVVFAIPLYDMISVIIHRLRLGVSIFRGDRRHFSHRLVKRGLSPRTAVLTIYLATLATSLPAVLLPVHGWVAALLIVAQCLAVVTIIAILESCNES; from the coding sequence GTGATTTCCGGTCCTGTTCTCATGGCGGCCGGCGTATCGCTTCTTCTGGCGTTCCTGATCAGCGTCGCCCTGACGCCCCTTTGTCGGGCCTGGGCCGTCAAACGGCAGTTCGTTGATCGCCCGCAAGATGAGGGACACAAAGAGCATGAGCGGCCAACGGCTTTCGGCGGAGGCATTGCCATCACGGCCGGAATCCTCGTGCCGATGGGGGGGATGCTTCTGGCCGCCTGGCTGCTGGCGGATTGGCCCGCCGGCCGCTTCGTTTTCCTTGACAAATGGGCTCCGTCGTGGCGCCCTTGGCTCAGAGGCGTTGTGGAGAAGGCTCCCGTTGGGCTGTCGATCATGGCCGGAGCGCTGGCCCTCCATATTGTGGGTCTGATCGACGACCGCCGCCCGCTGTCAGCCCGTGTGAAGCTGCTCATCCAGGCGGCGGTCACATTGGCGATCACCGCAGGGGTCGGCGTTCGCTCCGCGGAGGCGCTCGGACCGCTTCCGGCAGTGCTGCTCACCACATTCTGGATCATCGCACTGACCAACGCATTCAATTTCATGGACAACATGGACGGCCTGTCTGCCGGGGTGGCGGTGTTGACAGCCGTCGTTCTTGCGGTTTCGTCGATGGTCGCCGGGCAAGTATTCGTCCCGTGCGTGCTGATGTTGGTAGCAGGGGGTGCGGCTGGTTTCCTGATCTACAACTTTCCGCCGGCAACGATCTTCATGGGTGACGCCGGCAGCCTCGTGCTGGGTTACATGCTGGCGGTCTGCGCGGTGATGACCACCTTCTACGACCCCGAGATGGGAACAACGCCCTTCGGCGTGCTCGTGCCCGTGGTGGTGTTTGCGATTCCCCTTTACGACATGATCAGTGTCATTATCCACCGCCTGCGGCTGGGTGTCAGCATCTTCCGCGGCGACAGACGGCATTTCTCGCATCGCCTGGTTAAGCGGGGGCTGAGCCCGAGAACCGCCGTCCTCACAATCTACCTAGCCACGCTGGCAACGTCACTTCCGGCGGTGTTGCTGCCCGTGCATGGCTGGGTGGCGGCCCTGCTGATCGTCGCCCAGTGTCTTGCCGTGGTGACGATCATTGCCATTCTGGAATCGTGCAATGAATCGTGA